DNA from Acidobacteriota bacterium:
GCAGGGTCTCCGAAAGGCGCAGCCGGGCCGCGGCCTGCTCGGAGGGGTCGAAGACGCTGAGAATCCGGTTGATGGTGCGCGGGGCGTCGGTGGTGTGGACCGTCGACAGCACCAGGTGCCCGGTCTCGGCCGCCTTGATGGCGATGTCGATCGTCTCCCGGTCCCGCATCTCCCCGACCAGGATGATGTCCGGGTCCTGGCGCAGAGCGGCGCGCAGCGCCTTGGCGAAGTTCTCGGTGTCGGACCCGCACTCGCGCTGGGCGATGCTGGCCAGCTCGTCCCGGTAGAGGAACTCGATCGGGTCCTCGATGGTGATGATCTTGCAACGCTTCTTGTGGTTGATCAGGTTGATCATGGCCGCCAGGGTGGTCGATTTGCCGCTCCCGGTGATCCCGGTGACCAGGACCAGTCCCCGCTCCGTCAGGGCGATGTCGCCGAGCACCGGGGGGAGCTTGAGGTCCTCGATGGTGGGGAGCACGTAGGGGATGTGGCGCAGCACCAGCGCGAGCGAACGGCGCTGGCTCGAGATGTTCACCCGGAAGCGGCCGTGCCCCTGCAGCGAGTAGGAGCAGTCGTAGTCGGTGAGGTTTTCGACGAACTCCATCACGTTTTCCCGGGTGCACTTGCGCCCGGCCATCAGGATCCCCCCCGCGATGGAGGCGATCTCGCCGGGGGCCAGGGGGTCGGGGTCGGAAGAGGGGACCAGTTCCCCCAGCATGCGGATCCGGAATCCGCTCCCGACCGTGGCATGGAGGTCGCTCCCCCCCTTTTCGATCATGTCCTTGAGGACGTTGTTGAAGCGCTCGAACGCGCTGGTCTTGATCCTGGGCCTGGGTTCCATCTGCAGGAGGTCGTTCGTCATGGCGAACACGTTATCGGCCGACGGGTCCCGGCCGTATACCCCCGGGGGCCCTTTTTTTAAGGATTTCGCCGATTTTCCCGCCCGGGCGGGCGTGTGCTATAGTTTGCGTGTCCCTCTTCGCCCATGTTTTCACAGGAATGAAGCCATGATGGACCTGCTGGCCCAGAACCCGCTGTTGCTCCTCTTCACCGTCATCGGGGTCGGATACCTCGTCGGCAACATCAACCTGTTCGGCCTCAAGCTGGGGGTGGCCGCCGTGCTCTTCGCGGGCATGTTCTTCGGGGCCCTCGACCGGCGCCTCAGCCTCCCCGAGCACATCCACGTCATCGGGTCGGTCCTGTTCCTGTACGCCATCGGCCTGCAGGCGGGGCCGGTCTTTTTCGCCTCCTTCCGCAAGCGCGGCCTCCGCTTCAGCATGATGGCCCTGGGAATCCTCGCGCTCGGGGCCGCGGGGGCGTTCGCGGTCGCCCGCCTCCTCGAGCTGCCCGAGGCGGGGGTGGCGGGCCTCTTCTGCGGGGCGCTGACCAACACGCCGGCGCTGGCGGCGGCGGTGGAGACGACGCGCAACCTCTCGGGGGGCCTCACCGGGGCGACGCGCGACCTCTACCTCGACGGGCCGGTGATCGCCTACGGCCTGACTTACCCCTTCGGCGTGTTCGGCGTCATCCTCGCCTTCGTCCTCTGCAACAAGGTTTTCAAACTCGGCCGGAACGCACGGGCGATGGAGGCGGAGGACGAGTACGCCCCGGAGCCGATCTTCAGCCGGACCTTCCGGATCACCAACCCCGCCCTGGCGGGCCGGAAGGTGGGGGAGGCGTTCGCGGCGCTGAAGGACCACGGATTCGTGCTCAGCCGGATCCGCAAGGGGGACCGGGTCGACGTCGTGACCTCCGAGACCGTCCTCGACCCGGGCGATCACGTGGTGGCCGTCGGGGGGGCGCAGGCGATGGAGCGGGCGCTTTTGATCTTCGGCGCCGCGGCCGCGGAACACCTGACCCCGGGGCAGGGGGGGGTCGGCTACCGCCGGATCTTCGTCTCCAACAAGGAGGTGGCGGGCAAGTCGATCCGCGAACTCCACCTGCTGCGCGACCTGCACGCCGTCATCACCCGGCTGCGGCGCGGGGACGTGGACATCGTCCCGCGCCCCGACACGGTCCTGGAGATGGGGGACCGCATCCGCGTGATCACCCAGCGCGACAACATGGACCGGGTGACCCGGTATTTCGGGGATTCCATCAAATCGATTTCCGAGACCGATTTCCTTTCCCTCTCCCTGGGGATCGTGCTGGGGGTCTTCCTGGGGATGATCCCGATCCCCCTGGGGCACGGGATCCGGTTCCAGCTCGGGTTCGCCGGGGGGGCGCTGGTCATGGGCCTCGTCCTCGGGCGGCTGGAGCGGACCGGCCCGGTCACCTGGGACATGCCGTTTCACGCCAACCTGGTGCTGCGCCAGGTCGGCCTGGTCTTCTTCCTGGCGGCGATCGGGACCCGGGCGGGGCAGGGGTTCGGGACTCTCTTCGAGGCGGGGGGGTGGCGCATGATCGCGGCCGGGGCGCTCCTGACCACCTTCGTCACGGCCTGCAGCATCCTGGTCGGGATCCGGTTCCTCAAGCTGCCGATGCAGGCGGTGATGGGGCTGGTCTCGGGGATCCAGACCCAGTCGGCCTGCCTGGCCTGGGCCAACCAGCAGACCGAGAGCGACCTCCCGAACATCTGGTACACGACCGTCTACCCGTCGTCGATCGTGATCAAGATCGTGCTGTCGCAGCTGATCGTGTCGGTCGTGATGATGCGGTGAGGCCCGGGAGGGGCCGGCGCCCCGGGATCCCCGGGACGCCGGCGGCGGCCGGCCCTATCGGGCCGGTTTGACCGGGCGCAGGTAGGCGCCCCAGTAGCTCATGCCGACGAAGACGGTTCCCCCGATGATGTTGCCGATGGTGACCGGCAGCAGGTTCTTCCAGAGGAAAGAGCCCCAGTTGAGCAGGCCGAGGTCGATCCCCGGGATCGCGGGGAGCGGGGCGAAATGGCCCAGCAGGATCCCGGCGGGGATGAAGTACATGTTGGCGATGCAGTGTTCGAACCCCATCGCGACGAAGGCCATGATGGGGAAGAAGATGGCGAAGATCTTGCCGATCGTCTGGCGCGCCGAAAGCGCCATCCAGACGGCGAGGCAGACCAGCCAGTTGCAGCCGATGGCCCGGACGATGGCCTCCGTGAAGGAGAGGTTGACCTTGGCGTAGGCGACCTTGACCGCCGCCATGCCGAGGGCGCCGTCCCCCGTCTTCCAGAGTCCCGAGTAGTAGAAGAGGACGACGATGAGGAGCGAGCCGACGAAGTTGGCGAGGAAGACCAGGCCCCACCGCTTCATCATGGTCGAGAAGGAGATCTCGCGCGACATGACGCTCGACACCATCAGGTTGTTGCCGGTGAAGAGCTCGGCCCCGGCGATGACGACCAGCATCAGGCCGACGCTGAACACCGCGCCGCCGAGGAATTTGCTCACCCCGGTCCCCAGCGCGGCCGCCGCGTCGAAGGTGACGGTGGTGGAGAGCAGCCCCCCGAACCCGATGTAGGCCCCGGCCAGGATCCCCAGGACCGTGACGGCGAACCAGGGGGAGGTCGCCTTGGCCACCACCACGGTCTGCGCCACCGTCTCGGCGATGTTCTTGGGCGCCTTGTCCTCGAGGGTGGGGACGGGGAACTGCAGCGACTTCAGCATCTTCTCGAAGCGCCCGACCGCCTTCGACTCCTCGGCCACCTTGCGCCGGACCGCCTTCTTGACGACGGCCGTGATCTCCTCGGGCTTGAACGGCTTGGGGAGGTAGTCCATCGCCCCCCGCTTCATCGCCTCGGTCGCGCGCCCCACCGAGGGGTGGCCGCTGATCATCACCAGCGCCGAGTTGGGCGAGCGCCGGTCGATCTCCTCCACCACGTCCATGCCGTCGAATCCCGGCATCATCCAGTCCACCAGGACGACGTCGAACGATTTTTCGGAGACCAGGTTGAGCCCCTCCTGCGGGTTCGCCGTGGTCGCCACCTCGAAGCCCTCGGCCTCGAAGATTTTCCTGCACGATTTCAGGATGATTTCGTCATCATCGATAATCAGCATTTTCTCTGCCATGATCCATTCCCTTCTTTGGTTCGGATTGTGCGAATCCCCGGCCTGGCGCGTGCGCAGGTCAGGAAAGACTGTTGGCCGCTCCCCCCGTCATCCGCTGAATCAGTTTCATCAGCTCATCGGGCCGGAACGGTTTGGCGATGAAACGGGTGGCGCCGCAATCGAAGGCGCCGGCGATCGTGCCGGGGGTCGAGTAGCCGCTCATGACGATGGCCGGCAGGGCGGGGTGGAGGCGCCGCACCTCGCGCAGGAGCGAGAAGCCGTCCCGGCGCGGCATCAGGACGTCGAGCAGGAGCAGGTCGAACTCCTCCCTCCCGAGCGCCTCCATCGCCTCGTCGGCCCCCGCCACGGCGGTGACTTCGAAGCTGTGCGACGCCAGGATGCGCGAACAGCTCCGGGCCACCATCACGTCATCGTCCACGACCAGTACCTTCATTCGACGCTCTCCGCTTCCCGTGCCGGCTCGACGGGGAGCCAGACGGTGAAGCTGCTCCCCTTCCCCGCCTTGCTCCGGACGTGGATGCTCCCGCCGTGGCGCTCGACGACGCCGTAGGAGACCGACAAGCCCAGCCCGGTTCCCTGCCCCACGTCCTTGGTTGTGAAAAAGGGGTCGAAAATCCTGTCCAGGTGCTCCGGGGGGATGCCGCAGCCGGTGTCGCTGCAGACGATCGAGACTCCCTTGCGGCGGGGGCTGCCGGCCGACATCCCGATCCCGGCCGAAAGGGAGACCTCCCCCCCCGGCTCCGTCGCGTCGAGCGCGTTGAGGATCAGGTTCAGGAGCACGCCCTGCATCTGGTTCCGGTCCAGGGTGACGGGCGGCAGTCCCTCCCCCGGCTCGAAACCGAGGCGCACCCCCTTGATGAGGGCCTGGTTCTCCACCAGGGCCAGGGTGGAGCGGCAGAGGCCGTTTACGTCGGTCGGTTCCGGCTCGATCTCGGTCTGGCGGGAGAAGTCGAGCAGCCCCTTGACGATCCTGCGCACCCGTTCCGTCTCCCGGGCGACGAGCTCGAGGTCGGCGCGGATTTCGGGGTCGAGGTCCTCCCGGCGGAGCAGCATGTGGGTGAAGGTGAAGATCCCCGTCAGGGGGTTGTTGATTTCGTGGGCCACCCCGCCGGCCAGCTTCCCGATGCTGGCCTGTTTCTCGAACTCGAGGAGCCGGGTCTCGCTCTCCGCCTTCCGGGCCTGGTCACGCCGCTCGAGCGACTCGAGCATCTCCCGGAAAGTCCTCTGGAGCACCCCGATCTCGCTCCTGGACAACGGCCCGATGTCGGGGGCCAGGTTCCCCCGGGAGACCTCCGCGCTCGCCTCGATCAGCCGGTGCACCGGGCGGCTGATCCGGCCGGCGATGACGGTGCCGAGCGCGAGCGCCAGGAGCATGCCCGCCGCGGTGACGCCGGTGAAGACCCGGAGCGCCTTGCGCCGCACGTCGGCGTACCTGGCCTCCAGGACCCCCGCGTAGAGCATCCCCACCCTGCGGCCGAAGATGTCCTCGATCGGCTCGTAGGCGGTGATGTACCAGTCGTTGACCACGAAGGCGCGGTCGGTCCAGCGTTGCCCCCCGGCCAGCACGGCGCGGGAGACCTCGCCCGACGCGGCGGTCCCGAGCGCCCGGCTCCCGTCGGGGCCGAGCACGTTGGTCGCGATGCGGATGTCGTCGAGAAAGATGGTGGAGGCGCCGACGCTGCGCCCGCGGTAGACCTCGTGCTGGAAAACCGTGTCGCGCACCCGGTCGACGATCTCCCGGTTCCCGTTCAGAAGCACCCCCCCGTAGAGGACGCCCGCCAGGCGGCCCGCCGCGAAGATCGGGACGGCGGCGCCGAGCGCCATGCCGGAGGCGATCACCCTGCCTTCCTCCCCGCCGGCGCCCCCGGGCTCGACGCCCAGCCTCGCCCGCCGGGCCAGGTCGGGGTTCTCCCGGAAGAGGGCCTCTGCATCGAGCACCACGGTGCCGGCCACGGCCGACCGCTTCTCCAGCGCCAGGCGGGCCAGCGGGTTCGGGCGCTCCCCGGCGGCGGGGAGGGAATGGGGCCCCAGCCGGCAGAGGATCCGGCCGTCTCCGGCGACGACGCCCATGAAGTCGAGTTCGGCCTCGGCGGCGACGTCCCCGAGGCGGGCGAGCACGGCCTCGAGGTCCCTGCCGCGGATGGCCGACTGCAGGACCGGGCCGGTGGAGGCCAGCGCGCAGGCGCTCCTGACGACGCGGACGCGGGAGTCGTAGATCTCGCGCGCGGCGTTGAGGTCCATGCGCACCCGGTTCGAGGCCTCGTGCATGAACGCCTGGTACAGCATCCGCCCCCCGACGGCGAGCGCGACGCCGCAGACCACGAGCGCCACGGCCAGGAAGCCGAGGATCAGCTTGGATCGGGTTGAATACAGCAGCAAGGACACCGGCCCGTCACCCCCGAACGCGGCCGAAAGAGAAGGCCCGCGAAAACCCCCAATTATAGCCTACGGCGCGCCCCGGTGTAAGGTCTCCCGCTGCGCGCGGCGCCCGGCCGGGGGGAAGGGAATTTCGGCTTGATTATTGGGGGCGGGCGCCTATAGGATGCGCGTTGCACCCAATAACCCATCATCAGGAGGAGGATTCCATGAATACCGCGTTCGAGTTTCTGAAGGCCAACCCCGTTTTCCACCTGGCCACCGTCGAGGGGGACGCCGCCCGGGTCCGCCCCTTCGGTTTCGTGATGGTGCGCAACGACGCCCTCTACTTCTGCACCAACCGGACCAAGGAGGTGTACCGGCAGTTGGAGGAGAAACCCGACGTCGAGATCTCGGGGATGGGGGCGGACGGCTCCTGGCTCCGCATCCGGGGGAAGGCCGTCGTCGACGACAGCCGCGAGGCCAAGGTCCAGGCGTTCCAGGAAGGCCCCATGCTGCTCGGGATCTACCCCAAGGGGGCCGAGGACGAGACCTTCGTCACCTTCTACCTTACCGGGGCCCGGGCGACGCTCTATTCCTTCACGGCCGCCCCGAAGGAGCTGCCCCTGGCCTGATTCCCGGGGCGCGGGTGAGGCGCTTTCCCGGCCGCGCGCGGAGCGCGGCCGGGCCGTGCTCCCGCTAGGGAAGGATTTCGCTGACCTGGAACTGGGGCTGGACATCGGTGAAGTGGACCATGTCGGCCGCCAGCTTCGGGTCGTGCTCGGCGAGCCCCCGCTCCATTTCCCCGGCCGAACGGAACACCAGGTGGCCGACGGCCATGAAGGGGGAGTCCCCCACCCCCTTGTCCACCTCCGACCGGACCAGCCCGAAGGGGTCGAGCAGCTGGTGCACCAGCTGCATGTGCCGGGTGGCGTAGTAGTCGAAGTCGAATTTCCCCCCCCGGGGGTAGAGCACACTCACGCGAATCATGGGCCGCCTCCTTTTCCGTAACGACGGCGGCGATTCTATACCGAACCGCGGCGCGTTGTCTCCCCGATTTTTCCGGATACCGTTGGCACGCGCTCCCCGGGCTGCTATAGTGCTGAATTGATTTCCGGGGGTCAGGCTATGAAGATGGTGGTTGCCGGGGGATCGGGCTTCATCGGGTCCCACGTGGTGGACGCGCTCCTCCTGGAGGGGCACGAGGTCGTCATCTACGACCTGGACGCCCCGCGTTACGATCAGCCCTGCGCCTTCGTCCGGGGGGACGTGCGCGACATCGACCGGATGACGCGGGCGCTCGGCGGCGCCGACATCGTCTACGTGCTGGCGGCGGAGGCGAACGTCAACCGTTTCTACGAAAGCCCCGTCTTCTCCAACGACATCACGGCCGTCGGCACGCTGTCGGTGCTCGAATCCGCCCGCCGGGCGTCGGTGGCGCGCGTGATCCTGGCCTCCACCGAGTGGGTGTACGGCTCCCTCCCCGAGGCGGGGGAGGAGAACATCACCGAGGAGACCCCCTACGCCGCCGACCCGGACCACCTCTACACCTCCAGCAAGATCGCGGCCGAGCTCTACTGCCGCAACTACCGGAGCCTCTACGGGGTCAACTACACGATCATGCGCTACGGCATCCCCTTCGGCGAGCGGGCGCGGCCGGAGACCGTCACCCCCATCTTCATCGGCCGGATCCTGCGGGGCGAGCCGATCACCATCCACGGGGACGGCAGCCAGACGCGGCAGTTCATCTACGTCAGGGACCTGGCGCGCGGCAACGCCGCCTGCGCCCGGCCCGAGGCGGAAAACCAGGTCTTCAACCTCAACGGGACGCGCAAGGTCAGCGTGCTGGAAATCGTCCGGACGCTCGAGGGGATCCTGGGGCGGAAGGCGGAGCTCGACTTCGTCGAGGACCGCAAGGGGAACTTCAAGGGGCGCTTCATCTCCTCGGAGAAGGCGCGCCGGCTGCTCGGGTGGGCGCCGGAACACGACTACGAGGGGGCCATGCGGCAGTACGTATCGGGGATCCTGGCCCGCGGGTGCGGCGCATGAAGTACCCCGTCCCCTGCCTGGACCGCCGGACCTCCATCCAGGAGGCGATCCGGACGATCGAGCGGACCTCCTTCGACCGGGCCTTCGTCGTCGACCCCGGGGGGGTGTACCTGGGGTGCGTCACCATTTCCGACCTGCGCCGGCTCCTCATCAGCGGCGCCCACGGCGGGGAGCCGGTCGACGGGTACCCCCTCAGGCACGGGCAGAAGCTGACGGCCCGGTCGTGCGAGGACCCGAAACTGGCCGAGCGGATGATGTCCGACATGGAACTGGAGGGGGTGCGCTACCTCCCCGTCGTCGACGACGGGGGGCGCATCGCCGACATCCTCTCCCTCGAGGACCTCGAGCGGCGGCACGGGCCCGGGCCCGCCGCGGCGGGGGACGGGCCGGGAAGAAGGGTGCTGGTGGTCGGCGGGGCCGGCTACCTCGGGAGCGTGCTCACCCGGAAGCTCCTCGGGCGCGGTTTCCGGGTCCGGGTGCTCGACAGCTTCCTCTACGGCCGCCGCTCGCTCGAGCCGCTGGCGGAGGCGAAGAACCTCGAAATCGTCGAGGGGGACCTGCGCCACATCCCCACCATGGTCGCCGCCCTGGCCGACGTCGACGCCGTGGTGCTCCTGGCTGCCATCGTGGGGGACCCGGCCTCCAGAATCCGCCCGATCGAAACGATCGAGACCAACGTGCTGGCGGCGCAGGCCCTGGCCTCGGCCGCGCGCCTGCAGCAGGTCGGCCGCTTCCTGTACGCTTCCACCTGCAGCGTCTACGGCGTGGGGAGCGCGCTGCTCGACGAGGAGGCCCCGCTCCACCCCGTTTCCCTCTACGCCCGGAGCAAGATCGAGTCGGAGAAGATCATCCTCGGCATGGGGGGGGAGTATTTCAGCCCCACCATCCTCAGGATGGGGACCCTGTACGGCCCCTCCCCCCGCATGCGGTTCGACCTGGTCGTCAACACCATGAGCATGAAGTCGTTCGTCGACGGCCGGATCCAGGTGTTCGGCGGAAGCCAGTGGCGCCCGCTGCTCGGGGTGGAGGACGCGGCCGAGGTCTACGCCCGCTGCCTGGAGGCGGATATCGGGAAGGTGGGCAACCAGGTGTTCAACGTCGGTTCCGACGGCCAGAATTACCGGATCGACGAGGTGGCCGGCATCATCAGCGGCGCGCTCGGGGGGGTCCCCATCCAGAGGGACCGGTCGAACCTGGACGCCCGCGACTACCGGGTTTCCTTTGCCAAGCTCGAGCAGACCCTCGGTTTCCGTCCCGGGCAGACGATCGCCGATGCCGCCGGCGCCATCGTCTCGAGCCTCCGCTCGGGCGCCATCCGCAACCCGGCCCAGAGGATCTACTACAATCACTTTTTCGATTCCACCGAGGAGTAAGGGCGGGCCGCCGGCGCCCGCCGTTTCTTTTTTCTCTGCATTTTCAAGCCTTTTTGCTGTAACATTTGGAAGAAGCGCCCGATCGGCCCGGGGAAAAATGCCCGACCGGGGCGCAGGAGCTCCAGATTTTCTGCTGAGGACTGTCAGGATATACGGCGCCAACCGATAACATGACCCCGAATCCATACGCATGGAACCACACCCACTCCTTCATTCAGGGAGACGCGCTGCCTGTGTTTTCCGGGGTTTTTAAAAGGGAGAACAATGTCTGTACGTTTGTTTGTAGGGAACCTTCCCTATGATGCCACCGAGGCGGACCTGAGAGGGTTCTTCGAACCTGCCGGAACCCTTTCCGCCGTGATCATTCCCGTGGATCGTGAAACCGGGAAGAAGCGGGGATTCGCCTTCGTCGAATTCGGCGACCCGGCCCAGGCCGCGGAAGCCACCCGCCGGTTCAACAACCAGCCGTTCATGGGCCGGAACATCACCATCAACGAGGCCCGCGCGCGGGGGGAGGGCCGGCCCGATTCCGGACCGCGCCCGCCGATGCGATCCCCCGGCGCTTTCCGGCCCGGTTTCACGCCGAGGCCCGCTCCCGGCGGCGATTTAGTCCCCGACTCCTCCGAGAGCGACCGTTCGGCGCGGGCCGAGAGGCGCAGCCGCAATTTCGGAGCCAACGCCAAGCCCGTCCGCAAGCGCAAACCCTCCTTTGGAAACCGGGGGGAAATGGGGGCCCGGAAAGGCCCGATCCGCGAGCGCGTCGGAGGCAGGGTCTACGGGACCCTGGAAGACGACGACCTCTTCGATGACGACCAGGACCTGGACCTCGATCTCGAGTCCATGGATTAGGCGTCATCGTCCCATCCTCATGCCCGGCGGCCGCAAGCGCCGGGTGCAGTCTTCCCGCCAGGTTTGCCGACGGCCGGCCGAAGGCCTGTCAGAATCCGGTTGGGGATCCCGCCCCCGCGCGCTATGATGGGGCGCCCATAAAACCAAATCACGGGCCAGGAGAAGCTCATGTCGAAAGTCATCACGGCGGAACAGGCGGCGGCCCTGATCGGGGACGGCGTCACCATCGGCGCCAGCACCCAGGGGATGTCGGGGTGGGCCGAGGAGGTGGCCATAGCGATCGAGAAGCGGTTTCTCGAGACCGGCCACCCCCGCGACATCACCCTGGTGCACAGCTGCACCTGCGGCGACTACAAGAAGCGAGGGACGACCCACCTCGGCCACGAGGGGCTGACCCGGCGCCTGGTGTGCGGACACACCCTCACCTCCCCGAACATGATCCGGCTGATCGAGGAGAACAAAATCGAGTGCTACCTCCTCCCGCAGGGGGTCATCTGCCAGCTCTGGCGGGCGATCGCCGGGAAGAAGGTGGGGGTCATCACCTCCGTGGGGCTCGGGACCTACGTCGACCCGCGCATCGACGGCGGGAAGGTCACCGCCGTCACGAGCGAGGACCTGGTCAAGCTCATCGAGGTCGAGGGGCGGGAGATGCTGCTGTACAAGCCCTTCCCCGTCCACGTGGCCCTGATCCGCGGGACGGTGGCCGACGAGAACGGCAACCTCAACATGGACAACGAGCCGGTGATCATGGAGGCCCTGCCGCTGGCCATGGCGGCCAAGAACAGCGGCGGCATCGTCATCGCGCAGGCCCACGACCTGGCCGAGGCCCACACGCTCCACCCCAAGAACGTC
Protein-coding regions in this window:
- a CDS encoding HAMP domain-containing protein, translating into MLYQAFMHEASNRVRMDLNAAREIYDSRVRVVRSACALASTGPVLQSAIRGRDLEAVLARLGDVAAEAELDFMGVVAGDGRILCRLGPHSLPAAGERPNPLARLALEKRSAVAGTVVLDAEALFRENPDLARRARLGVEPGGAGGEEGRVIASGMALGAAVPIFAAGRLAGVLYGGVLLNGNREIVDRVRDTVFQHEVYRGRSVGASTIFLDDIRIATNVLGPDGSRALGTAASGEVSRAVLAGGQRWTDRAFVVNDWYITAYEPIEDIFGRRVGMLYAGVLEARYADVRRKALRVFTGVTAAGMLLALALGTVIAGRISRPVHRLIEASAEVSRGNLAPDIGPLSRSEIGVLQRTFREMLESLERRDQARKAESETRLLEFEKQASIGKLAGGVAHEINNPLTGIFTFTHMLLRREDLDPEIRADLELVARETERVRRIVKGLLDFSRQTEIEPEPTDVNGLCRSTLALVENQALIKGVRLGFEPGEGLPPVTLDRNQMQGVLLNLILNALDATEPGGEVSLSAGIGMSAGSPRRKGVSIVCSDTGCGIPPEHLDRIFDPFFTTKDVGQGTGLGLSVSYGVVERHGGSIHVRSKAGKGSSFTVWLPVEPAREAESVE
- a CDS encoding NAD-dependent epimerase/dehydratase family protein translates to MKMVVAGGSGFIGSHVVDALLLEGHEVVIYDLDAPRYDQPCAFVRGDVRDIDRMTRALGGADIVYVLAAEANVNRFYESPVFSNDITAVGTLSVLESARRASVARVILASTEWVYGSLPEAGEENITEETPYAADPDHLYTSSKIAAELYCRNYRSLYGVNYTIMRYGIPFGERARPETVTPIFIGRILRGEPITIHGDGSQTRQFIYVRDLARGNAACARPEAENQVFNLNGTRKVSVLEIVRTLEGILGRKAELDFVEDRKGNFKGRFISSEKARRLLGWAPEHDYEGAMRQYVSGILARGCGA
- the tadA gene encoding Flp pilus assembly complex ATPase component TadA; its protein translation is MIEKGGSDLHATVGSGFRIRMLGELVPSSDPDPLAPGEIASIAGGILMAGRKCTRENVMEFVENLTDYDCSYSLQGHGRFRVNISSQRRSLALVLRHIPYVLPTIEDLKLPPVLGDIALTERGLVLVTGITGSGKSTTLAAMINLINHKKRCKIITIEDPIEFLYRDELASIAQRECGSDTENFAKALRAALRQDPDIILVGEMRDRETIDIAIKAAETGHLVLSTVHTTDAPRTINRILSVFDPSEQAAARLRLSETL
- a CDS encoding response regulator — encoded protein: MAEKMLIIDDDEIILKSCRKIFEAEGFEVATTANPQEGLNLVSEKSFDVVLVDWMMPGFDGMDVVEEIDRRSPNSALVMISGHPSVGRATEAMKRGAMDYLPKPFKPEEITAVVKKAVRRKVAEESKAVGRFEKMLKSLQFPVPTLEDKAPKNIAETVAQTVVVAKATSPWFAVTVLGILAGAYIGFGGLLSTTVTFDAAAALGTGVSKFLGGAVFSVGLMLVVIAGAELFTGNNLMVSSVMSREISFSTMMKRWGLVFLANFVGSLLIVVLFYYSGLWKTGDGALGMAAVKVAYAKVNLSFTEAIVRAIGCNWLVCLAVWMALSARQTIGKIFAIFFPIMAFVAMGFEHCIANMYFIPAGILLGHFAPLPAIPGIDLGLLNWGSFLWKNLLPVTIGNIIGGTVFVGMSYWGAYLRPVKPAR
- a CDS encoding pyridoxamine 5'-phosphate oxidase family protein — protein: MNTAFEFLKANPVFHLATVEGDAARVRPFGFVMVRNDALYFCTNRTKEVYRQLEEKPDVEISGMGADGSWLRIRGKAVVDDSREAKVQAFQEGPMLLGIYPKGAEDETFVTFYLTGARATLYSFTAAPKELPLA
- a CDS encoding EthD family reductase, whose product is MIRVSVLYPRGGKFDFDYYATRHMQLVHQLLDPFGLVRSEVDKGVGDSPFMAVGHLVFRSAGEMERGLAEHDPKLAADMVHFTDVQPQFQVSEILP
- a CDS encoding NAD-dependent epimerase/dehydratase family protein; the protein is MKYPVPCLDRRTSIQEAIRTIERTSFDRAFVVDPGGVYLGCVTISDLRRLLISGAHGGEPVDGYPLRHGQKLTARSCEDPKLAERMMSDMELEGVRYLPVVDDGGRIADILSLEDLERRHGPGPAAAGDGPGRRVLVVGGAGYLGSVLTRKLLGRGFRVRVLDSFLYGRRSLEPLAEAKNLEIVEGDLRHIPTMVAALADVDAVVLLAAIVGDPASRIRPIETIETNVLAAQALASAARLQQVGRFLYASTCSVYGVGSALLDEEAPLHPVSLYARSKIESEKIILGMGGEYFSPTILRMGTLYGPSPRMRFDLVVNTMSMKSFVDGRIQVFGGSQWRPLLGVEDAAEVYARCLEADIGKVGNQVFNVGSDGQNYRIDEVAGIISGALGGVPIQRDRSNLDARDYRVSFAKLEQTLGFRPGQTIADAAGAIVSSLRSGAIRNPAQRIYYNHFFDSTEE
- a CDS encoding response regulator, translating into MKVLVVDDDVMVARSCSRILASHSFEVTAVAGADEAMEALGREEFDLLLLDVLMPRRDGFSLLREVRRLHPALPAIVMSGYSTPGTIAGAFDCGATRFIAKPFRPDELMKLIQRMTGGAANSLS
- a CDS encoding transporter, whose product is MMDLLAQNPLLLLFTVIGVGYLVGNINLFGLKLGVAAVLFAGMFFGALDRRLSLPEHIHVIGSVLFLYAIGLQAGPVFFASFRKRGLRFSMMALGILALGAAGAFAVARLLELPEAGVAGLFCGALTNTPALAAAVETTRNLSGGLTGATRDLYLDGPVIAYGLTYPFGVFGVILAFVLCNKVFKLGRNARAMEAEDEYAPEPIFSRTFRITNPALAGRKVGEAFAALKDHGFVLSRIRKGDRVDVVTSETVLDPGDHVVAVGGAQAMERALLIFGAAAAEHLTPGQGGVGYRRIFVSNKEVAGKSIRELHLLRDLHAVITRLRRGDVDIVPRPDTVLEMGDRIRVITQRDNMDRVTRYFGDSIKSISETDFLSLSLGIVLGVFLGMIPIPLGHGIRFQLGFAGGALVMGLVLGRLERTGPVTWDMPFHANLVLRQVGLVFFLAAIGTRAGQGFGTLFEAGGWRMIAAGALLTTFVTACSILVGIRFLKLPMQAVMGLVSGIQTQSACLAWANQQTESDLPNIWYTTVYPSSIVIKIVLSQLIVSVVMMR